Below is a window of Candidatus Bathyarchaeota archaeon DNA.
GATTCAACTTTAAGTAAATATTGAAGTTTATATAAAATTGTTAAATTTAGGTTATTATCTAAATAAATTATTCTTGGATTATTTTTTTCTCCATCACTCCAGCTTGAAAATACAGCTTTAACATTAGGTTTTACATATATTTCTTTAGGAGCTTCAAGTGTATGGTTTCCAATTCTAATTGGAAGATTGATTAAACCTTCAGGGTTAGAAGTAAATGGTTTGCCATCTATTTTAATCGTTAAATTAGGGTAACTTGTATTAATTGTTAAATTAACATTAATTGGTTTTCCTGTTCTATCAACTCTAATAAGGTAAGTTGAGTTTAAACTTGATAAAACTTCGATTGTTAATTTAAATTTTGAATCTTGAAAAATATCTCCAGGCTTAAAAACTGCATCATTTAATGTTTCAGTTTCAGGATGCGCATCTACAACTTTAAGGATTCCTTTCCCATCAGCTTTAGATTCATCAACATAAAAAATTAACACTCCTTCATCAGGTAGATAATTATCAAAGCCTGTTTTTGCTCTGGCTTCAATTAAATAGTAAGTTTTATTTGTTAAAGGAATTTTAATTGCATAAATACTTGATTGAGATAAAGTTTCATGAGGCGTTAACCTTACTATTTTTTCAAAACCATCATTAACTTCAATAATTTTGTTTTGAGGCATCCACCCTAATTGAAGTTTACTCCAAACTGATGGATGAACAGGTGTTGAACCATTATTAGCCCATAATCCATGAGCCATTAGATCCCATTCAGCTACGTAATTATCGTATCCTCCTGAAGAAGTTTTTTCAATATTATAAAGCCTTGGTAAACCAAATGTACGCATTAAATAATGCGCGTAAGGTCCTAAAGGATCAAACTCAGATAAACATAAAACTCCAAAGCCTAATCTTCCTTCCATAGTCACTATTGGATATCTATTTCCTTTAGAGCTAAAAGAAGTTATATCATTAGGATTTCCGGATTTATCTTGATTATCACCTGCATGAACAATTATTATATATTGGTAATTTCTAAAATCTACATCTTTATCAGCAGCTTTAACAGCATCTATAACTAAAGATTCAAGTTTTTCATTCCCTAAACCATAATATTCAACACTTTTTAGGGTATACCAAACTGGTGTAACATCACCTATTAAAGTTACATTTCCATATGAAACTTCTTTAAAATATTCATTAAGTTTATTAAAAATTAAATCTTTAATTTCATCTCTTGTTTTAACGTTTTCTAAATTTCTAAATTTAACTAAAATAACAATTATGGATTGGGGGCCTGAAGTTACATGTGTATTAATAGAGCTTGGTGAAGTTGATTCAACAGCTTTAACAATCATAATTGAATTTGAAGCTATTAAAAAATAAGTTGAAATTAAAAATGTTAAAAGTAATATTGAGGTTTTTTTCATTATTTTACCGCCTTTTTATTTCTTATTTAAAGTTTAGTGTTTCAACTTTATTTTAATGAAAGAGTATTAAATTGTTTTAAAAGAAGATAGCTAACTTAATATATTAAAAATTTAAATAATTTAAAGCTTTAATGAAAAACTTTAATTTTATTTTTTCCTTTTTTAAGGATTAAAAGTGCTGCTAAAATTGTTAAAGCTAAAACTGTTAGTATATAATTGTTGAATTCAGGAATTGGTTCACCGCTTTGCTCTAAAACAAAATCTAAAGAAGTATCTGAACCATTAGAAACAGTTATGGTAATGTTTCTTTGTTTATATCCTGGATGCTCAACTATTAACGTGTATGAACCTGCTGGAAGAAACATTTCATAAAAACCATTCATACTATAAGCTACTTCAACTACCTCATTATTATTTAAAGCTGTAATTGAAGCCCAACTTAATGGAGTAAGCGTATTATCCATTGTGAAACCGTAAATATAACCGCTTACTCTTCCGCCTCCTTCAGCAGTTAAACCTTCAATAGTTAAACTTGAAAAAACAATTAATAAGGTTAAAATGTAAAAAATTTTTTTAAACAATTTTAATTCCCTTTTTTTGGTTAGTATTTTTTAATAAATAAGTTTTTCGCAAAATTAATTATGTAAACATAAAGTAGTAAAGGAGAGAAAATTAATGTTGTTACTACTAAAAGGCTTGAAGAAAGCTTCATAATTACTGAATTTTGGAAGATTTCAGCTAAAAGTATTAAAGTGAAGCTTGAAAACCATAAAGTTAAACTTGAAAGCTTTAAAGTTTTTGTAAATTTACGTTTAATTATGAAGAAGCTTAAGGGTAAAATTAAAGGCGTTAAATATGTTAAACCTATTAAAAAGCTTGCTAAAACTCCTGAAGATATAACAGCTAATTCAGGGTTAAAACTTAGAAAGGAATAGAAAATTTTAGTTAAATAAAGAATTTTTAAAAGTGGATAAAGAATAATTTTAAAGGTTTCTTTAAGTTTACTGTTTAAATCTATAGTTTCAGCGATTTTAGGGCTAAAACTGTAATACCAAACGTTAAAAACATTCATAAAGTTTCTTCCAGCAAATGTAGCCATAACTTCTTTATCTCT
It encodes the following:
- a CDS encoding carboxypeptidase regulatory-like domain-containing protein produces the protein MFKKIFYILTLLIVFSSLTIEGLTAEGGGRVSGYIYGFTMDNTLTPLSWASITALNNNEVVEVAYSMNGFYEMFLPAGSYTLIVEHPGYKQRNITITVSNGSDTSLDFVLEQSGEPIPEFNNYILTVLALTILAALLILKKGKNKIKVFH